A single region of the Gossypium arboreum isolate Shixiya-1 chromosome 12, ASM2569848v2, whole genome shotgun sequence genome encodes:
- the LOC108478752 gene encoding uncharacterized protein LOC108478752, whose translation MGICSSCDSNHAATAKLILQDGRLQEFPYPVKVSYVLQGNPTCFICNSDEMDFDDVVSAVEEDEELQPGQLYFALPLSWLKHPLQPQQMGALAVKASSALMKSNNGSEKCGCRCKSVTPFPVPEEVARRKVASGGGGEKRGRGGRRKFKAILSDIPE comes from the coding sequence atggGTATTTGCAGTTCTTGCGATTCAAATCATGCAGCCACAGCCAAGCTGATCCTCCAAGATGGAAGATTACAAGAGTTTCCTTACCCTGTCAAggtttcttatgttttacaagGGAATCCCACATGTTTTATTTGCAACTCCGATGAAATGGACTTCGACGATGTCGTATCAGCGGTTGAAGAAGATGAGGAGCTTCAGCCCGGTCAACTTTACTTTGCTTTGCCCTTGAGTTGGCTTAAACATCCTCTACAACCTCAACAAATGGGTGCATTGGCTGTTAAAGCTAGCTCTGCTTTAATGAAAAGTAATAATGGTAGTGAAAAATGTGGGTGCAGATGTAAGTCTGTTACTCCTTTTCCCGTTCCAGAGGAGGTTGCTCGCCGGAAAGTTGCCTCCGGCGGCGGTGGCGAGAAGAGAGGGAGAGGAGGGAGGAGAAAGTTTAAGGCTATATTGAGTGACATTCCGGAATAG
- the LOC108479849 gene encoding uncharacterized protein LOC108479849: MFTPKTPHFFKIILDANIRDKKLEIPGKFVRKYGNGLSNSVLLTVPSGDTWHVELTKSDGIVWLQNGWQEFSEYFSLKYGHLLVFKYEGNGKFLVLIFDTSASEIEYPCKSHIEDQKSDDQMCLKLVKEEPKDDVCDKPLYGTPSCKETKRKKSRPLCSNTEYLCKSYIEDPKSDDQLCLKPVKEEAKDGVYDETLYETPPCKKARRNKSQSQCSKVEYPCKNHIEDNKSEDQVSLKPVKEEAKDDVCDKTLYETPPCKETRKKKPQSQCSKPRKKLKTAQKDKNRKDREDASTDEGGLKTKVPRDGRAFGAIEYDKALQRAFSFESENPFFLVTMQPSYINPGRKMCIPKNFTMKFLTRDLGDLTLCTSDGRTWSAQYLRYMTRNKYTKATIHIGWRQFMLDNNLEAGDVCVFELISQTEIMLKVIIYRVHQDASCSSPLGGINSLEIGDNVSSSIPGSTESKHHCSIRPLTPHEKARAIQKASNFKSKNPFFKVVMQPRYLTIRCSLSIPYKFVNQYLDEEKEEAILRVSDGRTWVVKFAVKVVTGGQHKAEFSHTWRAFARDNNLEVGDVCVFELINRNENSFKVSIFSAAPGANSSVSPQAHDVKASQVASKNCSVPKIEADDEFGNCYAGNPGPAAQPTTIGLQDNEEEVNPTDDAIASQVASKDFLVPKVEVDDDFGKCHAGNFSPAAQITTTGYQEAEEEVKPTISTRPRDP; the protein is encoded by the exons ATGTTTACACCAAAGACACCCCATTTCTTCAAGATCATTTTAGATGCCAATATTCGAGATAAGAAGCTT GAGATTCCTGGAAAGTTTGTGAGAAAATATGGAAATGGGTTATCAAATTCGGTGTTATTAACTGTTCCAAGTGGTGATACATGGCATGTTGAGCTGACAAAATCTGATGGTATTGTTTGGTTGCAAAATGGATGGCAAGAATTTTCTGAGTATTTCTCTCTCAAGTATGGGCATCTCCTGGTTTTCAAATATGAAGGTAATGGCAAGTTTCTGGTACTCATATTTGATACGAGTGCATCAGAGATTGAATATCCATGCAAGAGCCATATTGAAGATCAGAAGAGTGATGATCAAATGTGTCTAAAACTTGTCAAGGAAGAACCTAAAGATGATGTTTGTGATAAACCCTTGTATGGGACTCCTTCTTGCAAGGAAACTAAGAGGAAGAAATCACGACCACTATGTTCTAACACAGAATATCTATGCAAGAGCTATATTGAAGATCCTAAGAGTGATGATCAATTGTGTCTAAAACCCGTCAAGGAAGAAGCTAAAGATGGTGTTTATGATGAAACCTTGTATGAGACTCCTCCATGCAAGAAAGCTAGGAGGAATAAATCACAATCACAATGTTCTAAAGTTGAATATCCATGCAAGAACCATATTGAAGATAACAAGAGTGAAGATCAAGTGAGTCTAAAACCCGTCAAAGAAGAAGCTAAAGATGATGTTTGTGATAAAACCTTGTATGAGACTCCTCCATGCAAGGAAACTAGGAAGAAGAAACCGCAATCACAATGTTCTAAGCCTCGAAAGAAACTGAAAACTGCTCAAAAGGACAAAA ATAGAAAAGATCGTGAAGATGCGTCAACTGATGAAGGCGGCCTGAAAACCAAGGTTCCTAGAGATGGACGTGCATTTGGAGCCATCGAATACGATAAAGCTCTTCAAAGAGCCTTTTCCTTTGAATCAGAGAATCCATTCTTCCTGGTCACAATGCAGCCTTCATACATTAATCCTGGTCGAAAAATG TGCATACCAAAGAACTTTACAATGAAGTTCCTGACAAGAGATCTTGGTGATTTAACACTTTGCACTTCGGACGGGAGAACTTGGTCTGCTCAGTACTTGCGCTATATGACCAGAAACAAGTACACAAAAGCAACCATCCATATTGGTTGGAGGCAATTTATGCTGGACAACAATTTGGAAGCTGGTGATGTTTGTGTCTTTGAGCTGATTTCGCAAACAGAAATCATGTTGAAAGTAATTATTTACCGTGTTCATCAAGATGCAAGTTGTAGTTCTCCATTGG GTGGAATAAACTCTTTGGAAATTGGTGATAATGTAAGCTCATCAATACCGGGAAGCACAGAGTCTAAGCATCATTGCTCGATTCGACCACTAACGCCCCATGAGAAAGCAAGAGCAATTCAAAAAGCCAGTAATTTCAAATCTAAAAACCCCTTTTTCAAGGTTGTAATGCAACCCAGATACTTGACCATAAGATGTAGCCTG AGTATACCATACAAATTTGTGAACCAATATCTCGATGAAGAGAAGGAGGAAGCCATCCTTAGAGTTTCTGATGGGCGAACCTGGGTTGTCAAGTTTGCTGTTAAAGTAGTCACTGGTGGACAACATAAAGCTGAATTCTCTCATACATGGAGGGCTTTTGCACGGGACAATAACTTGGAAGTTGGTGATGTATGTGTCTTTGAGCTGATTAACCGCAATGAAAATTCATTCAAGGTCTCCATCTTTTCAGCAGCACCAGGAGCTAATTCTTCTGTGTCACCGCAAG CTCATGATGTGAAAGCCAGTCAAGTTGCATCCAAAAATTGCTCGGTACCTAAAATTGAAGCTGATGATGAATTTGGCAATTGTTATGCTGGAAATCCTGGCCCTGCTGCCCAACCCACTACCATAGGACTTCAAGATAATGAAGAGGAAGTTAATCCTA CTGATGATGCTATAGCCAGTCAAGTTGCATCTAAAGATTTCTTGGTGCCGAAAGTTGaagttgatgatgattttggCAAGTGTCATGCCGGAAATTTTAGCCCTGCTGCCCAAATCACCACCACAGGATATCAAGAAGCTGAAGAGGAAGTCAAACCTA CTATATCTACAAGACCAAGGGACCCATAA